A region of Streptomyces halobius DNA encodes the following proteins:
- a CDS encoding protein-L-isoaspartate(D-aspartate) O-methyltransferase — protein MSGDLPGEELVRAVRAAGISDERLLQAVRTTPRADFVPADQVPSAYRDAPLPIGHGQVTTQPSLSAIMIDGLGLRGSEHVLEVGTGLGFQTALLARLAADVVSIEMWPDISRQAQRNLDRQGIHHVELRVGDGSAGVPDRAPYDAVVVSAAFPDVPAPLVEQLRIGGRLVQPIGPGGREEVVPFRRSASGLERWRTLTLACFVPLHGQYGFPP, from the coding sequence ATGAGCGGAGACCTTCCCGGCGAGGAGCTCGTCCGCGCCGTTCGAGCGGCCGGCATCAGTGACGAGCGCCTGCTCCAGGCCGTACGTACGACACCGCGAGCGGATTTCGTCCCCGCCGACCAGGTGCCGTCCGCCTATCGCGACGCACCCCTTCCCATCGGGCACGGTCAGGTCACCACCCAGCCCTCGCTCTCCGCCATCATGATCGACGGCCTTGGCCTGCGCGGCAGCGAACACGTCCTCGAAGTCGGCACCGGTCTCGGCTTCCAGACGGCACTCCTGGCCCGCCTGGCCGCCGACGTCGTCAGTATCGAGATGTGGCCGGACATCAGTCGGCAGGCGCAGCGCAATCTGGACCGGCAGGGCATTCACCATGTGGAGCTGCGTGTCGGGGACGGCAGCGCGGGTGTGCCGGACCGCGCCCCGTACGACGCCGTCGTCGTATCGGCCGCGTTCCCCGACGTCCCGGCCCCGCTGGTCGAGCAGCTACGGATCGGCGGCCGCCTCGTACAGCCCATCGGTCCGGGCGGGCGGGAGGAGGTCGTGCCGTTCCGCCGGAGCGCCTCGGGGCTGGAGCGCTGGCGAACCCTGACGCTCGCCTGCTTTGTCCCGCTGCACGGCCAGTACGGCTTTCCGCCCTGA
- a CDS encoding alpha/beta fold hydrolase yields the protein MSDMTEANDTDDAGVSETANNDRRSTAPTFVLVHGAGSNSFGWSPVSAELAIRGHRVAAVDLPGHGLGGHFPLSYQTPQDLERLRTEPSPLGTITLADFAEHVVGVVRRARRNGPVILVGQSMGGVTLNAVANQVPELISHLVYASAFCPTQRATIANLMTTPEGSSSAVFQITAIETPPELGINRVNWRSGDPAFFQIAKEALAADFPDEAVRALLNTLEPDQSAAISGTDARGLPETWGRIPRTYLRFTEDRTIPPALQDLMIKEADELTPTNRFRIRSLTAPHIGPRDPGPLADELEQIARLCC from the coding sequence ATGAGTGACATGACTGAAGCCAATGACACCGATGACGCCGGTGTCAGCGAAACGGCCAACAACGACCGCCGCTCCACCGCACCCACCTTCGTGCTGGTGCACGGCGCGGGCAGCAACTCCTTCGGCTGGTCGCCCGTGTCGGCGGAGCTGGCCATACGCGGTCATCGCGTGGCGGCCGTGGACCTGCCCGGACACGGCCTCGGCGGACACTTCCCGCTCTCCTATCAGACGCCGCAGGACCTGGAGCGGCTGCGTACCGAGCCCTCGCCGCTCGGCACGATCACGCTGGCCGACTTCGCCGAGCATGTGGTCGGTGTCGTACGGCGGGCGCGCCGCAACGGTCCGGTGATCCTGGTTGGCCAGAGCATGGGCGGTGTGACCCTGAACGCGGTCGCCAACCAGGTGCCCGAGCTGATCTCGCATCTGGTCTACGCCTCGGCCTTCTGCCCGACGCAGCGGGCCACGATAGCGAACCTCATGACGACCCCGGAGGGGTCCTCCAGCGCCGTTTTCCAGATCACCGCCATCGAGACACCGCCGGAACTGGGCATCAACCGGGTCAACTGGCGTTCCGGCGATCCGGCGTTCTTCCAGATCGCCAAGGAGGCACTGGCCGCCGACTTCCCGGATGAGGCGGTCCGGGCGCTGCTCAACACTCTGGAACCGGACCAGTCGGCCGCGATCTCGGGTACCGACGCCCGTGGCCTGCCGGAGACGTGGGGCCGGATTCCGCGAACGTACCTGCGGTTCACCGAGGACCGCACGATTCCGCCCGCGCTCCAGGACCTGATGATCAAGGAGGCCGACGAGCTGACCCCGACGAACCGTTTCCGCATACGGTCTCTGACGGCGCCGCACATCGGGCCCCGGGATCCCGGGCCGCTCGCCGACGAGCTGGAGCAGATCGCGCGGCTCTGCTGCTGA
- a CDS encoding GNAT family N-acetyltransferase, translated as MPLTAAHADEVLAIYQAGIDEGNATFETVAPSWEAFDVAKLPEHRLVALDADGAVLGWVAATKVSDRCAYAGVVEHSVYVHPGARGRGVAAALLKAFIHATEAAGIWTIQSGIFPENTASLALHERAGFRVIGTRERIGRHRGAWRDVVLLERRSPAVT; from the coding sequence GTGCCGCTGACCGCCGCGCACGCCGACGAGGTCCTCGCGATCTACCAGGCAGGCATCGACGAGGGCAACGCCACCTTCGAGACGGTGGCGCCGTCCTGGGAGGCGTTCGACGTCGCGAAGCTGCCCGAGCACCGCCTCGTCGCTCTCGACGCGGACGGGGCGGTGCTCGGCTGGGTCGCGGCCACCAAGGTCTCCGACCGCTGCGCGTACGCCGGCGTCGTCGAGCACTCCGTGTACGTCCACCCCGGCGCCCGTGGACGTGGCGTCGCCGCCGCGCTGCTCAAGGCGTTCATCCACGCCACCGAGGCCGCGGGCATCTGGACCATCCAGTCCGGGATCTTCCCCGAGAACACCGCCAGCCTCGCCCTGCATGAACGGGCCGGTTTCCGCGTCATCGGCACACGCGAGCGCATCGGCCGCCACCGGGGAGCATGGCGCGACGTCGTACTCCTTGAGCGGCGCAGCCCCGCCGTCACCTGA
- a CDS encoding ArsR/SmtB family transcription factor, whose translation MSNTEALPLLEPAADQAVVPCCPPLTERPMTAEEAETAARMFKALGDPVRLRLFSAVASHEGGEACVCDISDVGVSQPTVSHHLKKLKEAGLLTSERRGTWVYYRVEPSVLAAMGKLLTTASAAA comes from the coding sequence ATGTCGAATACTGAGGCGCTGCCCTTGCTTGAGCCGGCTGCCGACCAGGCCGTGGTGCCGTGCTGCCCGCCGCTGACCGAGCGCCCCATGACCGCCGAAGAGGCCGAGACGGCCGCGCGGATGTTCAAGGCGCTGGGCGATCCGGTACGGCTGCGGCTGTTCTCCGCCGTCGCCTCGCACGAGGGCGGGGAGGCGTGTGTGTGCGACATCTCCGATGTCGGTGTCTCCCAGCCGACCGTCTCCCACCACCTGAAGAAGCTCAAGGAGGCCGGGCTGCTCACGTCCGAGCGCCGCGGCACCTGGGTCTACTACCGGGTCGAGCCGTCCGTGCTCGCCGCGATGGGCAAGCTGCTGACCACCGCGTCGGCCGCGGCCTGA
- a CDS encoding LysR family substrate-binding domain-containing protein: protein MTASEASPSFRLAYVPGVTPSKWVRIWNERLPDIPLTLVGVPAVEASDVVRGGSVDAGFVRLPIDRTDLSAIPLYTEATVVVVPKDHIVAAVDEVSAGDLADDIVLHPLDDTLHWERPPGRPAVERPATTADAIQLVAAGVGLLVVPQSLARLYHRKDLTYRPVTDAPTSRVALSWRKDSTTDLVEDFIGIVRGRTVNSSRGRNPTPPQPKVRKRPSAGGAQPSAGGAQRKPAAGASTGKSPRSGSGGPKRGKRGKPRRRS, encoded by the coding sequence GTGACCGCCTCCGAAGCATCCCCGTCGTTCCGGCTCGCGTATGTCCCGGGCGTGACGCCGAGCAAGTGGGTGCGCATCTGGAACGAGCGGCTGCCCGATATCCCCCTGACCCTCGTCGGAGTGCCCGCAGTCGAAGCATCCGATGTTGTGCGGGGCGGCAGTGTGGACGCAGGTTTCGTACGGTTGCCGATCGACCGGACGGACCTCAGCGCCATCCCCCTCTACACCGAGGCGACGGTGGTCGTGGTCCCCAAGGACCACATCGTGGCGGCGGTCGACGAGGTGTCCGCCGGGGATCTCGCCGACGACATCGTGCTGCATCCCCTCGACGACACCCTCCACTGGGAGCGCCCGCCGGGACGGCCCGCGGTCGAGCGCCCCGCCACGACGGCGGACGCCATCCAACTGGTGGCGGCAGGAGTGGGCCTCCTCGTGGTCCCGCAGTCACTCGCCCGCCTGTACCACCGCAAGGACCTCACATATCGGCCGGTCACCGACGCCCCCACGTCACGCGTCGCGCTGTCGTGGCGGAAGGACAGCACCACCGACCTGGTGGAGGACTTCATCGGGATCGTCCGCGGGCGGACCGTCAACAGCTCACGGGGGCGCAACCCCACCCCGCCGCAGCCGAAGGTGCGCAAGCGTCCCAGCGCGGGCGGCGCACAGCCCAGCGCGGGCGGCGCACAGCGGAAACCCGCAGCGGGCGCGTCGACCGGCAAGAGCCCCCGGAGCGGTTCCGGCGGGCCCAAGCGCGGCAAGCGAGGCAAACCTCGCCGCAGGTCGTAG
- a CDS encoding DUF5997 family protein, translating to MTSHKTAQTMKPATAAKKLGVYLEATPAAFQEGVVSRAELNALQTDPPEWLRELRRNGPHPRPVVAAKLGISISGLARGGITEPLTTEQIEALKNDLPEWLQKERATQAEVRKEAVRLKEKKEEEKKKAALDDRAR from the coding sequence ATGACGTCGCACAAAACCGCCCAGACGATGAAGCCCGCGACCGCGGCGAAGAAACTGGGTGTGTACCTTGAGGCCACCCCCGCCGCGTTCCAGGAGGGTGTCGTCTCACGCGCCGAGCTGAACGCCCTGCAGACCGATCCGCCCGAGTGGCTGCGGGAACTGCGACGCAACGGCCCGCATCCCCGGCCGGTGGTCGCGGCGAAGCTGGGTATCTCGATCTCGGGTCTCGCGCGCGGGGGAATCACCGAACCCCTCACCACCGAGCAGATCGAGGCGCTGAAGAACGACCTCCCGGAATGGCTGCAGAAGGAGCGCGCCACCCAGGCCGAGGTCCGCAAGGAAGCGGTGCGCCTCAAGGAGAAGAAGGAGGAGGAGAAGAAGAAGGCGGCGCTTGACGATCGCGCTCGCTGA